A genome region from Natronosalvus rutilus includes the following:
- a CDS encoding ABC transporter substrate-binding protein encodes MYSGTALGGSVLSGCLAGEENGDGDSPSSTEPNAENESDGEDTRSEDGPHTATLAPVGEVTFDAVPETVFTVFPWYADMAVAVGHGDSINSLWWAEEFDSIMQYFTADLEGVSVSWADLEGQYGANEERLYELDSDLHLVDPAWLSTQDGWDRDAIDRIADTVAPWFGNQYSNLHQTAPEAWAADYEYYTLWELFEQVAAVYRERARYEALASVHADLVARIERNRPAKADRPTVGYLQLPTDLSAVSVLRLNAAGYYNAHTRPLGSTDAFEDLETTGEFASVDFETLLEADPDVLLMLWGMTSSVDLEALRANLEDHSIGGHLSAVQEGRVFTQGTRFQGPLMNLFQLEMTAKQLYPEQFGEWPGYEDGDSYPDFDADEQLFDRQRVSSIVTEGNDA; translated from the coding sequence GTGTACAGTGGAACCGCCCTCGGCGGTAGCGTGTTGTCCGGCTGTCTGGCCGGAGAGGAGAACGGAGACGGGGATTCTCCCTCGTCGACCGAACCGAACGCCGAAAACGAGTCGGACGGCGAAGACACTCGGTCCGAAGACGGACCTCACACCGCCACGCTGGCACCAGTGGGCGAAGTGACGTTCGACGCGGTTCCGGAAACCGTCTTCACCGTCTTCCCCTGGTACGCCGACATGGCGGTCGCGGTCGGGCACGGCGACAGCATCAACTCGCTGTGGTGGGCCGAGGAGTTCGACTCGATCATGCAGTACTTCACCGCGGACCTCGAGGGCGTGTCGGTCTCGTGGGCGGACCTCGAGGGCCAGTACGGGGCGAACGAGGAGCGACTGTACGAACTCGACAGCGACCTCCACCTCGTCGACCCCGCCTGGCTGTCGACCCAGGACGGCTGGGACCGCGACGCCATCGATCGAATCGCCGACACCGTCGCGCCGTGGTTCGGCAACCAGTACAGTAACCTCCACCAGACGGCGCCCGAGGCGTGGGCCGCCGACTACGAGTACTACACGCTCTGGGAACTGTTCGAACAGGTCGCTGCCGTCTACCGGGAACGAGCCCGGTACGAGGCACTGGCGTCGGTCCACGCGGACCTCGTCGCCAGAATCGAGCGCAATCGCCCGGCAAAAGCTGATCGCCCGACCGTCGGCTACCTCCAGCTCCCGACCGACCTCAGCGCCGTCTCCGTCCTCCGGTTGAACGCCGCTGGTTACTACAACGCACACACGCGACCGCTCGGTTCGACCGACGCGTTCGAGGACCTCGAGACTACCGGCGAGTTCGCCTCGGTGGACTTCGAGACGCTGCTCGAGGCCGACCCCGACGTCCTCCTCATGCTCTGGGGGATGACATCGTCGGTGGACCTCGAGGCGTTGCGCGCAAATCTCGAAGATCACTCCATCGGCGGCCATCTCTCCGCGGTCCAGGAGGGACGAGTGTTCACGCAGGGGACGCGGTTCCAGGGACCGCTCATGAACCTGTTTCAGCTCGAGATGACGGCCAAACAGCTCTATCCGGAGCAGTTCGGCGAGTGGCCAGGATACGAAGACGGCGACAGCTATCCAGACTTCGACGCGGACGAGCAGTTGTTCGATCGACAGCGGGTGAGTTCCATCGTTACGGAGGGCAACGACGCATGA
- a CDS encoding DUF7551 domain-containing protein: MSSDDSRPRNRQRRSDRSRAETRSGPSTDDRPRMLARTWVLAARFGDPADYDVPTVAGVDRPRAGVGWHRVRRGRFRAVYPRRTASDPAAVTRAMVGTTLQTIRTHLEGLASEGGEYSLVCARYGDRPVPVADLRFESRATARLAARATEQYRETLRRYDPQLLYYDVIVRQEHPPGDWNVVGKRDSNTRATDDFAANARSKSDDERRTDERRNLVEFCHRVVGAAFETMSTHGYDALESAVMDAYLSLAERLTSPDRLCLCLLESTAIELATQLSPAEQVTFLSATAARLNASDDPSDVRVERSIDKSLSRLRAVGILETVECVGTGAAETTTRTSRRAVINLGEYALSPNGGRLPLLPVVVEWFRCQQAWLPVSATASDSTNGWCVEVVGPSERLEAPGVDGSKSPLAPLIS; the protein is encoded by the coding sequence ATGAGCAGCGACGACTCACGTCCCCGGAACCGACAGCGCCGGTCGGATCGATCGCGAGCGGAAACGAGATCCGGCCCGTCGACCGACGACCGCCCCCGCATGCTGGCCCGGACGTGGGTCCTGGCGGCCCGGTTCGGCGACCCGGCCGACTACGACGTCCCCACGGTTGCCGGCGTGGACCGTCCTCGAGCCGGAGTCGGGTGGCATCGCGTTCGCCGCGGACGGTTCCGAGCCGTTTATCCACGCCGAACGGCCAGCGATCCTGCAGCGGTAACGAGAGCGATGGTCGGAACGACGCTCCAGACCATCCGAACCCACCTCGAGGGGCTCGCCAGCGAGGGCGGCGAGTATTCGCTCGTCTGCGCCCGGTACGGCGACCGTCCGGTACCGGTCGCCGACCTCCGGTTCGAGAGCCGAGCGACCGCCCGCCTGGCTGCCAGGGCCACCGAGCAGTATCGCGAAACGCTCCGTCGGTACGACCCACAGTTGCTCTACTACGACGTGATCGTTCGTCAGGAACACCCGCCAGGCGACTGGAACGTGGTCGGGAAACGGGACTCGAACACCCGTGCAACCGACGACTTCGCTGCGAACGCTCGTTCGAAATCGGATGACGAACGACGAACCGACGAGAGACGCAATCTCGTCGAGTTCTGTCATCGCGTCGTCGGTGCCGCGTTCGAAACGATGTCGACCCACGGCTACGACGCCCTCGAATCCGCGGTCATGGACGCCTACCTCTCGCTCGCCGAACGCCTCACGAGTCCCGACAGGCTCTGTCTCTGCTTGCTCGAGAGTACGGCGATCGAACTCGCTACTCAGCTGTCGCCGGCCGAGCAGGTGACGTTCCTCTCGGCGACGGCGGCTCGGCTGAACGCGAGCGACGACCCGAGCGACGTTCGAGTGGAACGGTCCATCGACAAATCACTCTCGCGACTGCGAGCCGTCGGCATCCTCGAGACGGTCGAGTGCGTGGGAACGGGAGCCGCCGAGACGACGACTCGTACCTCGAGACGGGCCGTGATCAACCTCGGCGAGTACGCGCTGTCGCCCAACGGCGGTCGGCTTCCGCTCTTGCCCGTCGTCGTCGAGTGGTTCCGCTGTCAGCAGGCGTGGCTCCCCGTGTCCGCGACCGCGAGCGATTCGACGAACGGGTGGTGTGTCGAGGTCGTCGGCCCATCCGAGCGTCTCGAGGCTCCGGGTGTGGATGGGTCGAAGAGCCCGCTCGCGCCGCTCATCTCCTGA
- a CDS encoding bifunctional nuclease family protein, which produces MKASIDAVRVAGTPQGPVPVVVLGVEGETDVVPIFIGFEEATSIVRGLEAEDIGRPLTHDLLLDVMEELGGRVDRIVVSELFERDDGQGGTYIADLHVQTPRETVVVDARPSDSLALAARTNVPIEVTEGVFEAGRDDSEKFEQLQSLDETGDL; this is translated from the coding sequence ATGAAGGCATCGATCGACGCGGTTCGCGTCGCGGGGACCCCGCAAGGACCGGTCCCGGTCGTCGTCCTGGGGGTCGAGGGGGAGACGGACGTGGTCCCGATATTCATCGGCTTCGAGGAAGCGACCAGCATCGTCCGCGGCCTCGAGGCTGAGGACATCGGTCGGCCACTGACCCACGACCTGTTGCTCGACGTGATGGAGGAACTGGGCGGCCGGGTCGACCGCATCGTCGTGAGCGAACTCTTCGAGCGCGACGACGGGCAGGGCGGCACCTACATCGCGGACCTGCACGTCCAGACGCCACGGGAGACGGTCGTCGTCGACGCCAGGCCGAGCGACTCGCTGGCGCTGGCAGCCCGGACGAACGTCCCGATCGAGGTCACCGAAGGCGTCTTCGAGGCCGGACGAGACGACAGCGAGAAGTTCGAACAGTTACAATCCCTCGACGAGACCGGTGACCTGTAG
- the hisE gene encoding phosphoribosyl-ATP diphosphatase, whose amino-acid sequence MDDTLEALFAVIEDRKETLPEDSYTASLFTHEKGENAVLEKLGEESTELVLAAKDDDREEIAHEAADIVYHLLVLLSMKDMELSELEAELEARR is encoded by the coding sequence ATGGACGACACGCTCGAGGCCCTGTTCGCGGTGATCGAGGATCGCAAAGAAACGCTCCCGGAAGATTCGTACACGGCGTCGCTGTTCACCCACGAGAAAGGGGAAAACGCTGTTCTCGAGAAACTCGGCGAGGAGTCGACGGAACTCGTACTGGCGGCCAAAGACGACGACCGCGAGGAGATCGCCCACGAGGCCGCCGACATCGTCTACCACCTGCTCGTCCTGCTCTCGATGAAGGATATGGAACTTTCGGAACTCGAGGCGGAACTCGAGGCGCGCCGCTGA
- a CDS encoding histidine phosphatase family protein: MTASPTTDATTLTFVRHAHSPYVPNREAERGLSGRGRRDAAQVADVLARDDRTVDAVVSSPYARAVETVQPIAEAVGTSVVTDDGFRERALARSHVEDFEVAIERVWSEPTFAWPGGESNDGAQVRGLEAVERTLERWPGDHVIVGTHGNLLALILRAYDDRYDFDFWREMAMPDVYQVSYRCGTPEQITRIDPGARGTGD; the protein is encoded by the coding sequence ATGACTGCTTCTCCGACAACCGACGCGACGACGCTCACCTTCGTCCGCCACGCCCACTCCCCCTACGTGCCGAACCGGGAGGCCGAACGAGGACTCTCCGGGCGCGGACGACGGGATGCCGCTCAGGTCGCCGACGTGCTCGCTCGTGACGACCGTACCGTCGACGCCGTCGTCTCGAGCCCCTACGCGCGGGCGGTCGAGACCGTCCAGCCGATAGCCGAAGCTGTCGGAACGAGCGTCGTCACGGACGACGGGTTTCGGGAGCGGGCGCTGGCGAGGAGCCACGTCGAGGACTTCGAGGTAGCAATCGAAAGGGTCTGGTCGGAACCCACGTTCGCCTGGCCGGGCGGCGAGTCGAACGACGGGGCGCAGGTGCGCGGCCTCGAGGCCGTCGAGCGAACGCTCGAGCGGTGGCCCGGCGATCACGTGATCGTCGGCACCCACGGCAACCTCCTGGCGCTGATCTTGCGCGCCTACGACGACCGATACGACTTCGACTTCTGGCGGGAAATGGCGATGCCGGACGTGTACCAGGTGTCCTACCGGTGCGGAACCCCGGAGCAGATTACGAGAATCGACCCCGGCGCTCGAGGCACCGGCGATTGA